In Symmachiella dynata, the following are encoded in one genomic region:
- the moaC gene encoding cyclic pyranopterin monophosphate synthase MoaC, whose product MAELTHFNEDGASRMVDVSEKPVTARMARAAGTVRMQTATRQLIVDRKLSKGDVLEVARLAGIMAAKKTADLIPLCHPLGLDAVEVEFETPGDDVVRIIAVARVQGRTGVEMEAMTAVSVAALTIYDMCKAVDRGMTIGEIELLEKAGGKSGHYLRE is encoded by the coding sequence ATGGCCGAATTGACGCATTTTAACGAGGACGGCGCCAGTCGCATGGTGGACGTCAGCGAAAAACCGGTCACAGCACGGATGGCCCGCGCAGCGGGGACGGTACGGATGCAGACTGCGACACGGCAACTAATTGTCGATCGCAAATTGTCCAAAGGGGACGTATTGGAAGTCGCCCGTTTGGCGGGAATTATGGCGGCCAAAAAGACGGCGGATTTGATTCCGCTCTGCCATCCGCTTGGATTGGATGCGGTGGAAGTGGAATTCGAAACTCCCGGCGATGATGTTGTACGAATTATCGCGGTCGCACGCGTTCAAGGCCGGACCGGTGTGGAGATGGAAGCGATGACGGCGGTCAGTGTGGCGGCGCTGACGATTTATGATATGTGTAAAGCGGTCGATCGGGGAATGACGATCGGCGAGATTGAATTGCTCGAAAAAGCGGGCGGAAAAAGCGGGCATTACCTGCGAGAATGA